A portion of the Flavobacterium magnum genome contains these proteins:
- a CDS encoding NAD-dependent succinate-semialdehyde dehydrogenase, whose amino-acid sequence MPIQTINPYNNKLIQSFDALTESELEHKLAQAHRAYLSWRNEPVSVRAELLHKVSDIMLQRKNELAKLITLEMGKLIAQSESEIEMCASVYQYYADHAAAFLEDKPLEVSDGSAFIRYTPTGIILGVEPWNFPFNQVGRITAPNIVAGNVVMIKHASNVPQCAAMMETIFKEAGAPEGVYTNLFLPGDKIAALAADERVTGLSLTGSEKAGASLAEAAGKNLKKSVLELGGSDAFIILDDADIDLAVEKAVLGRFNNMGQSCTSSKRIIALEAVADEFLDKFKAKIIGLKVGDPLDPDTKIGPMVSEEAAARLAEQVDDTVKAGAKIVTGGKRIDREGAFYDFTILTDIPKGSVAYREELFGPVASFYKVRDIEAAVALANDTGFGLGGSVFSRDTDKAIAVASRIDTGMVFINQNVASRPDLPFGGTKRSGYGRELSQLGIEEFVNKKVIRIA is encoded by the coding sequence ATGCCCATACAGACCATCAATCCGTACAACAACAAGCTCATACAATCATTTGACGCTTTGACCGAAAGTGAACTCGAACACAAATTGGCGCAGGCCCACCGGGCATACCTGTCGTGGCGCAACGAACCCGTTTCGGTACGCGCCGAACTCCTGCACAAGGTGTCAGATATTATGCTGCAGCGTAAAAACGAACTGGCAAAGCTCATCACACTTGAAATGGGCAAGCTCATCGCACAAAGTGAAAGCGAGATTGAGATGTGTGCTTCGGTCTATCAATACTATGCGGATCACGCTGCAGCGTTCCTCGAGGACAAGCCGCTGGAGGTGTCAGACGGCAGTGCGTTCATACGATATACGCCTACAGGCATCATCCTGGGCGTGGAACCATGGAACTTCCCGTTTAACCAGGTGGGCAGGATTACAGCCCCAAATATTGTCGCAGGTAACGTGGTGATGATTAAGCACGCGTCTAACGTGCCGCAATGTGCCGCCATGATGGAGACGATTTTTAAGGAAGCGGGTGCACCCGAAGGCGTCTACACGAACCTGTTCCTGCCCGGTGATAAGATAGCCGCGCTCGCCGCCGACGAACGTGTTACGGGACTGTCGCTGACGGGCAGCGAGAAAGCAGGCGCCAGCCTCGCCGAAGCGGCAGGGAAGAACCTCAAGAAATCGGTGCTCGAACTTGGCGGCAGCGATGCGTTCATTATCCTCGACGATGCCGATATCGATCTGGCCGTTGAAAAAGCCGTACTGGGCCGATTTAACAATATGGGACAATCCTGCACCTCGTCCAAACGGATCATCGCGTTAGAGGCGGTAGCCGACGAATTTCTCGACAAGTTTAAGGCAAAAATAATCGGACTGAAAGTGGGTGATCCCTTAGACCCGGATACGAAAATCGGTCCGATGGTCAGTGAGGAGGCCGCCGCACGATTGGCAGAACAGGTTGATGACACGGTAAAGGCAGGTGCGAAGATCGTGACGGGTGGAAAGCGCATCGACAGGGAAGGGGCTTTCTATGATTTTACGATACTAACCGATATTCCGAAAGGGTCGGTGGCTTACCGGGAAGAGTTGTTCGGCCCGGTCGCCTCGTTCTATAAAGTCAGGGATATCGAAGCCGCCGTGGCCCTGGCCAATGATACCGGTTTTGGATTGGGCGGTTCGGTTTTCAGTCGGGATACTGACAAGGCCATTGCGGTGGCAAGCCGCATCGACACCGGCATGGTTTTTATCAACCAGAACGTGGCATCCCGACCTGACCTTCCCTTTGGCGGCACCAAGCGCTCGGGCTATGGCAGGGAACTGTCCCAGTTAGGGATTGAAGAATTCGTAAACAAAAAAGTGATCCGGATTGCGTAA
- a CDS encoding universal stress protein, which produces MKKILFPTDFSESANNAFIYALHLADTFRMEIITLHVYEFPILDSNYIEVPLYQAEVYESLELSSFENYKSQIPVLRQLASANGMEHIPISNVLREGDLVDNIASIVRDEPIGYVIMGTQGASGFNAFFFGTTTADVMTGTNAFVIGVPEESKYEPIRKIGFATAYNPDDKTALAKLIPIAQTLGAVIECLHVQLPGEPSDAAQIADWKQAFAQSNINFHTIESASVEESIIDFTEVHKIQLFALLNHKHGFWEGLFHTSLTKKLAFHLKVPLLALHEG; this is translated from the coding sequence ATGAAAAAGATCCTTTTCCCTACCGATTTTTCAGAGAGCGCCAACAACGCCTTTATTTACGCGTTGCACCTCGCCGACACCTTCAGGATGGAAATCATAACACTGCATGTGTATGAGTTTCCGATCCTCGACAGCAACTACATAGAGGTGCCGTTGTACCAGGCTGAGGTGTATGAAAGCCTTGAGCTGTCCAGCTTCGAGAATTACAAAAGCCAGATTCCCGTCCTGCGGCAGCTCGCCTCGGCAAATGGCATGGAGCACATACCGATCAGCAATGTTCTGCGCGAAGGGGACCTCGTAGACAATATTGCATCAATAGTCAGGGATGAGCCTATCGGTTATGTGATCATGGGCACCCAGGGTGCCTCCGGTTTCAATGCCTTTTTCTTTGGCACCACCACCGCCGATGTCATGACGGGTACCAATGCCTTTGTGATCGGTGTCCCCGAAGAATCAAAATACGAACCCATCAGGAAAATCGGCTTTGCCACTGCATACAACCCCGACGATAAAACGGCCCTGGCCAAACTCATCCCGATTGCACAAACCCTCGGCGCCGTGATTGAATGCCTGCACGTGCAGTTGCCAGGAGAGCCATCGGACGCTGCACAAATAGCGGACTGGAAGCAGGCGTTCGCCCAAAGCAACATCAACTTCCATACCATTGAGAGCGCTTCGGTGGAAGAATCGATCATCGACTTTACCGAAGTGCATAAAATCCAGTTGTTTGCGTTACTGAACCACAAACACGGATTTTGGGAAGGCCTGTTCCATACGAGCCTGACCAAGAAACTCGCATTTCACCTCAAGGTGCCTTTGCTCGCATTACACGAAGGATAA
- the mnmE gene encoding tRNA uridine-5-carboxymethylaminomethyl(34) synthesis GTPase MnmE has product MTYDDNIVALATPSGAGAIAVVRISGPDAIVIADKVIRPVRRKDLLKQKTHTLHLGHIVDGEKVIDEVLVSLFKGPNSYTGENTVEISCHGSTYIQQQVIQLLLRTGCRMAQAGEFTLRAFLNGKLDLSQAEAVADLIASDNEASHQIAMQQMRGGFSNEIAQLRIELLNFASLIELELDFAEEDVAFADRAQFRELLDRIERVLKRLIDSFATGNVIKNGIPVAIVGEPNVGKSTLLNALLNEERAIVSDIAGTTRDTIEDELVIGGIGFRFIDTAGIRDTQDVVESIGIRKTFEKMEQAQVVVYLIDSLQFTVHNSTVALKNEIEKIRNQFPLKPLVIVGNKSDKLSEQEINHLESEIPGILLLSARANIGVEELKQTLLSFVNTGALRNNETIVTNTRHYDSLLKALEEIQKVNYGLQMNLPSDLMAIDIREALYHFGEITGQVTNDELLGNIFANFCIGK; this is encoded by the coding sequence ATGACCTACGATGATAATATAGTGGCTTTGGCAACACCTTCCGGGGCGGGTGCCATTGCCGTGGTGCGTATTTCAGGACCTGATGCGATTGTAATTGCCGATAAGGTGATCCGGCCGGTCAGGCGCAAGGATTTGCTGAAGCAGAAAACCCATACGCTGCACCTTGGCCATATCGTGGACGGCGAGAAAGTCATTGACGAAGTGTTGGTGTCCCTTTTTAAAGGCCCGAACTCCTATACGGGTGAAAATACCGTGGAGATTTCCTGCCACGGGTCGACGTACATCCAGCAACAGGTCATCCAACTGTTGCTTCGTACCGGGTGTAGGATGGCGCAAGCCGGTGAGTTTACGCTGCGCGCTTTCCTGAACGGCAAACTTGATTTATCACAGGCTGAAGCGGTGGCCGACCTGATTGCGTCTGACAACGAGGCATCGCACCAGATTGCGATGCAGCAGATGCGTGGCGGATTTTCCAACGAGATTGCGCAGCTGCGTATTGAATTGCTGAATTTTGCGTCACTGATTGAACTCGAACTGGACTTCGCCGAAGAGGATGTGGCTTTCGCGGACAGGGCGCAGTTCCGCGAACTGCTCGACCGGATCGAGCGCGTGCTTAAACGACTGATCGACTCGTTCGCAACGGGGAATGTCATCAAGAACGGGATTCCCGTAGCCATTGTGGGTGAGCCGAATGTGGGCAAATCGACCTTGCTCAATGCGCTGCTCAACGAAGAGCGCGCCATCGTCTCAGACATTGCCGGAACGACGAGGGACACGATTGAGGATGAGCTGGTCATTGGTGGGATAGGCTTCCGGTTTATTGATACGGCGGGCATCCGTGACACTCAGGATGTCGTGGAAAGCATCGGGATACGGAAGACGTTTGAGAAGATGGAACAGGCGCAGGTGGTGGTTTATCTAATTGACAGTTTACAGTTTACAGTTCACAATTCTACTGTAGCGTTAAAGAATGAAATCGAGAAGATCAGGAACCAGTTTCCGTTGAAACCTCTTGTGATTGTGGGCAATAAATCGGATAAGTTATCGGAGCAGGAAATCAACCACCTGGAGTCGGAGATTCCCGGGATCTTACTGCTATCAGCCAGAGCGAATATAGGTGTTGAGGAACTAAAGCAAACGTTACTTTCGTTTGTGAATACCGGTGCTTTGCGCAACAATGAAACGATTGTGACCAATACACGCCATTATGATTCCCTGCTAAAAGCATTGGAAGAAATCCAGAAGGTGAATTACGGCCTGCAGATGAACCTGCCTTCAGACCTTATGGCGATTGACATACGCGAGGCATTGTACCACTTTGGAGAAATTACCGGGCAGGTCACCAATGATGAGCTGTTGGGGAACATCTTTGCGAATTTCTGTATCGGAAAATAA
- a CDS encoding T9SS type A sorting domain-containing protein, translating to MKHIVTLALILAGFATPQAQIVQVKDISTGFGTESGNPRELFDYNGTLFFRAANGQVSSQIGLWKSDGTENGTVIVKDVDYSTQAYFGNGYNFTPFNGALYFTGGTTSFNNGTVNVELWKTDGTTDGTVRVKDLHPGLGSSNPNLLTILNPTTMLFQANDGTGGMELWKTDGTSDGTVNITDFQGNGNTISWMNKLGSEVIMGQNLYYMGIVFPLGNEIYKTNGDVGNNTFVKELNGDIINGVDKYAVNALGTIFFIGNNGSTGWELFKTDGTAAGTVLVKDIKPGSQSSGIPYQIVTLGNNIYFATNTNDSRLWKSDGTAAGTVAIPLPPGVVASNTYSYVTSANGLVYFYANEGTTWDLYATNGTVTTKLLDCNASSASLLSFASEKCFVEYNGFVYFAVDSDGDGKKEFWRTNGTAAGTVLVAGLFTPFVNPQSVSYITVSNNKIFFAGTLNDGNELMMFDPSTLDTDQAPDADALTVYPNPSNGSMRVSYNFTGPAAFAVFDLLGKEVSRGAVNGNEIKTDLNNGMYVLKINYQDVTYTRKIVIVNQ from the coding sequence ATGAAACACATTGTTACGTTAGCACTCATTTTGGCAGGCTTCGCCACCCCACAGGCCCAGATTGTCCAGGTTAAGGACATTTCCACCGGTTTTGGTACGGAAAGCGGCAATCCGAGGGAATTGTTCGATTACAATGGCACCCTGTTCTTCAGGGCCGCAAACGGTCAGGTCAGCAGCCAAATCGGGCTCTGGAAATCGGATGGCACGGAAAATGGTACCGTCATCGTAAAAGATGTCGATTATTCCACACAGGCGTATTTTGGTAACGGTTATAATTTCACCCCGTTCAACGGTGCCTTATATTTCACCGGTGGAACGACCTCGTTCAATAACGGCACGGTAAATGTGGAATTGTGGAAAACAGACGGAACGACCGACGGAACGGTCAGGGTAAAAGACCTGCATCCCGGCTTAGGCAGCAGCAATCCAAACCTTTTAACGATATTGAATCCGACCACCATGCTTTTTCAGGCGAATGACGGCACGGGCGGTATGGAATTATGGAAGACCGATGGCACCAGCGACGGTACGGTGAACATCACCGATTTTCAGGGCAACGGCAATACCATATCGTGGATGAATAAACTGGGGAGCGAAGTCATCATGGGGCAGAATCTATATTACATGGGAATTGTCTTTCCGCTTGGCAACGAAATTTACAAAACCAACGGGGATGTGGGCAACAATACCTTCGTGAAGGAACTTAACGGTGACATCATTAATGGCGTCGACAAATATGCCGTAAATGCACTGGGCACCATTTTCTTTATTGGCAATAACGGCAGCACGGGCTGGGAGTTGTTCAAGACCGATGGTACTGCAGCGGGCACCGTTTTGGTCAAGGACATTAAACCCGGGTCCCAAAGCTCGGGCATTCCGTACCAGATTGTGACCTTAGGAAACAACATCTATTTTGCGACCAATACGAACGATTCGAGGTTATGGAAGTCTGACGGAACGGCAGCCGGCACGGTGGCCATCCCGTTACCGCCGGGCGTAGTGGCTTCAAATACGTATTCGTATGTAACCAGCGCGAACGGTTTGGTGTATTTTTACGCCAATGAAGGGACAACATGGGATTTGTACGCTACAAATGGCACCGTAACGACCAAATTACTGGATTGTAATGCCAGTTCGGCCTCTTTGCTTTCATTTGCGAGCGAGAAGTGCTTTGTCGAATACAATGGCTTCGTTTACTTTGCCGTCGACAGTGACGGAGATGGTAAAAAGGAATTCTGGCGCACCAATGGCACCGCGGCAGGAACGGTTTTGGTGGCAGGTTTGTTTACTCCGTTCGTCAATCCCCAATCGGTTTCCTACATTACCGTGAGCAACAACAAGATCTTTTTTGCGGGTACTTTAAACGATGGAAACGAATTGATGATGTTTGATCCTTCGACGCTCGATACCGATCAGGCGCCTGACGCGGATGCGCTCACCGTGTATCCCAATCCGTCCAATGGCAGCATGAGAGTGTCGTACAATTTTACAGGACCTGCCGCATTTGCTGTTTTTGATTTGTTGGGAAAAGAAGTGTCGCGTGGTGCCGTAAATGGCAATGAGATCAAAACCGATTTAAACAACGGCATGTACGTCTTAAAGATAAATTACCAGGACGTTACATACACCAGGAAAATTGTCATCGTAAACCAATAG
- a CDS encoding type I restriction-modification system subunit M — translation MTQKEQQQLGKTLWAIADKLRGAMNADDFRDYMLSFLFLRYLSSNYEESAKKELGRDYPDDTPKDVMSKLKVNTPLEIWYKENSADIEFFEKQMRRKVHYVIKPQHLWNSIAEMARTQNNELLETLQDGFKYIENESFESTFQGLFSEINLNSEKLGKTHPERNDKLCVIIQKISEGIKDFSIDSDTLGDAYEYLIGQFAAGSGKKAGEFYTPQQISSILSEIVTLDSQDPTTGPKNKLEKVLDFASGSGSLLLNVRKRIKENGGSVGKIYGQEKNITTYNLARMNMLLHGMKDTEFEIFHGDTLLNQWDELNEMNPAKKIEFDAIVANPPFSLRWEPNEAMREDFRFKSYGLAPKSAADFAFLLHGFHFLGQNGTMAIILPHGVLFRGGAEERIRTKLLKDNNIDTVIGLPSNLFYSTGIPVCILVLKKCKKQEDVLFINASETYEKGKRQNTLSEAHFERIINTYKYRNEELRYSKRVSMDEIEKQGYNLNISRYVNTSLDEEKIDLREVNLKMIDINKKIKEATDKHNEFLRELGLPQI, via the coding sequence ATGACACAAAAAGAACAACAACAATTGGGTAAAACCCTTTGGGCTATAGCAGATAAATTACGTGGGGCTATGAATGCCGATGATTTTCGGGATTATATGCTATCGTTTCTTTTTCTAAGATATTTATCTTCCAACTACGAAGAATCTGCTAAAAAAGAATTAGGAAGGGATTATCCTGATGATACACCAAAAGATGTTATGTCCAAATTAAAGGTCAATACACCTTTAGAAATTTGGTATAAAGAAAATTCGGCTGATATAGAGTTTTTTGAAAAACAAATGCGTAGAAAAGTGCATTATGTTATCAAGCCACAACATCTCTGGAATAGTATCGCCGAAATGGCTCGTACACAAAACAATGAGTTATTAGAAACGCTTCAAGACGGTTTCAAATACATTGAAAACGAATCGTTTGAAAGTACTTTTCAAGGTTTGTTTTCGGAAATCAATTTAAATTCTGAAAAATTAGGAAAGACACATCCCGAAAGAAATGATAAGCTTTGTGTTATCATTCAAAAAATATCAGAAGGCATCAAAGATTTTTCTATAGATTCTGATACTTTAGGCGATGCTTATGAGTATTTAATTGGTCAATTTGCAGCGGGTTCTGGTAAAAAAGCAGGAGAATTTTATACCCCGCAACAAATATCGTCTATCCTATCAGAAATTGTAACTTTAGACAGTCAAGATCCAACAACAGGACCTAAAAATAAACTGGAAAAAGTATTAGATTTTGCCAGTGGTTCGGGTTCACTTTTGCTGAATGTTAGAAAACGAATCAAAGAAAATGGCGGTAGTGTTGGTAAAATATATGGTCAGGAAAAAAATATTACGACCTATAACCTGGCACGTATGAACATGCTTTTGCATGGGATGAAAGACACTGAGTTTGAAATATTTCATGGTGATACCCTACTTAACCAATGGGATGAACTAAACGAAATGAATCCTGCAAAAAAAATTGAGTTCGATGCCATTGTAGCCAATCCGCCTTTTAGTTTACGTTGGGAACCTAACGAAGCTATGCGAGAAGATTTTCGTTTTAAAAGCTATGGTTTAGCGCCTAAATCAGCGGCTGATTTTGCCTTTTTATTACACGGTTTTCACTTTCTGGGTCAAAATGGAACTATGGCAATTATTTTACCCCACGGTGTTTTATTCCGTGGCGGTGCAGAAGAAAGGATTAGAACCAAATTATTGAAAGACAATAACATTGATACAGTCATTGGATTACCTTCTAATTTGTTTTATTCTACTGGTATTCCGGTTTGTATTTTAGTGCTTAAAAAATGTAAAAAACAAGAAGATGTTTTGTTTATCAATGCCAGTGAAACCTATGAAAAAGGAAAAAGGCAAAATACATTAAGCGAAGCTCATTTTGAAAGAATTATTAATACCTACAAATATAGAAACGAAGAGTTGCGATATTCTAAAAGAGTATCAATGGATGAAATTGAAAAGCAAGGCTATAATTTGAATATTTCTCGTTACGTAAATACTTCTTTAGACGAAGAGAAGATTGATTTACGAGAAGTAAATTTAAAAATGATTGACATTAATAAAAAGATTAAAGAGGCTACTGATAAGCATAATGAATTTCTTAGAGAGCTAGGATTACCCCAAATTTAA
- a CDS encoding AAA family ATPase: protein MSSVIEIAQELKDIKESVILVYAFNATGKTRLSVEYKNITKNPEDGSHAGVYYNAYSEDLFVWDNDTKNGEQNIKLDIKYSSLNTLQRLMTEEDIEKKLLPYKRKYNFFFNPNNDPEKGYDSITFYKNDDTDTPIKISRGEERIFVWCFFLALFEVEGWADSQSAHFFIDDPVSSMDDHNIYVTAYTVFDLIEREFEKRKIIITSHHFGFLTILSDMLGKGSSAGKYRNKDNSKKYKEFILESNTDDLSLITTKDGVFLYHLRLLQILDQASKTEVYTYHFALLRQVLENIASFLGVGQFSYVLEQIGIQDKERIAFIVNALSHLNVYYQQIDKPVPDNLEIFNDVLIRIMDKYGFIIPKD, encoded by the coding sequence ATGAGTAGTGTAATAGAAATAGCTCAGGAATTAAAAGACATAAAAGAGAGTGTTATTCTGGTTTACGCCTTCAATGCAACTGGAAAAACACGCTTGTCTGTAGAATATAAAAATATAACTAAAAATCCTGAAGACGGAAGCCATGCTGGGGTCTATTACAACGCATATAGTGAAGATTTGTTTGTTTGGGATAATGATACTAAAAATGGAGAGCAAAATATCAAACTAGACATTAAATACAGTAGCCTTAACACACTACAAAGATTAATGACGGAAGAAGATATTGAAAAAAAATTATTGCCTTACAAGCGCAAGTATAATTTCTTTTTTAATCCAAACAATGATCCTGAAAAAGGTTACGACTCAATAACATTTTATAAAAACGATGATACAGACACTCCAATAAAAATATCAAGAGGTGAAGAACGAATTTTCGTTTGGTGTTTCTTTTTAGCTTTATTTGAAGTTGAAGGTTGGGCTGATAGTCAAAGTGCACATTTTTTTATTGATGATCCTGTTTCTAGTATGGATGACCATAATATCTATGTTACAGCTTATACCGTTTTTGATTTAATTGAAAGAGAATTTGAAAAAAGGAAAATTATTATTACTTCACATCATTTTGGTTTCCTGACAATTCTATCTGATATGTTAGGCAAAGGTTCTAGCGCTGGTAAGTATCGAAATAAAGATAATTCAAAAAAATACAAAGAATTTATTCTTGAAAGTAATACAGATGATCTATCATTAATAACAACAAAAGATGGTGTTTTTCTTTATCATTTAAGGTTATTGCAAATTTTAGATCAAGCATCCAAAACTGAAGTTTATACTTATCATTTTGCATTGTTAAGGCAAGTGTTAGAAAATATTGCTTCTTTTCTAGGTGTTGGGCAATTTAGCTATGTTTTGGAACAAATAGGAATTCAAGATAAAGAACGAATTGCTTTTATTGTAAATGCTCTTTCCCATTTAAATGTGTACTATCAACAAATCGATAAACCAGTTCCAGATAACTTAGAAATATTTAACGATGTTTTGATTAGAATAATGGATAAATATGGATTTATAATTCCAAAAGATTAA
- a CDS encoding restriction endonuclease subunit S: MNNETNKLIPEIRFPEYKSEGIWDKRKLGEISNIVIGGTPSTIIDEYWNGDIGWIGSGELKNNIIKSPTKYITELGMKKSSTYLLPKGTTVLAMTGATLGKVGFLDINSCGNQSVAGFIGLTNLNSKFLFYQLQKETTQILSFAGGGAQAGINKSNIENLILHIPLRIEEQQKIADCLSSLDEVIATQIDKLETLKTYKKGLMQSLFPQEEEKMPKLRFSEFFTSLIKICFAELGEIKIGLTHKPDYINTGIPFLSSKNISGGYIDFKDIQYISKEKFESMPESTKPKVGDILFTRVGSNLGNPIILEKNIEFGIFVSLGFFRVNKKANNYYMKYWMESDLFWKQVNQKVGGGAKDNLNSTWLREFELYIPSIEEQQKIADTLYSLDNLIKEQVDKIEQLKLHKKGLMQGLFPKVKN; this comes from the coding sequence ATGAATAATGAAACAAATAAACTAATTCCTGAAATTCGCTTTCCTGAGTATAAAAGTGAAGGTATATGGGATAAAAGAAAGTTAGGAGAAATAAGCAATATAGTTATAGGCGGAACTCCAAGCACAATTATTGATGAATATTGGAACGGTGATATTGGATGGATTGGTTCTGGTGAATTAAAAAATAATATTATTAAATCGCCAACAAAATATATCACAGAACTAGGTATGAAAAAAAGTTCAACATATTTGTTGCCCAAAGGAACAACCGTTTTAGCAATGACTGGTGCAACTCTAGGAAAAGTTGGTTTTCTTGATATAAATAGTTGCGGTAATCAATCTGTTGCGGGGTTTATAGGTTTAACAAATCTAAATTCAAAGTTTCTATTTTATCAATTACAAAAAGAAACTACACAAATATTATCTTTTGCTGGTGGAGGAGCACAAGCTGGAATTAATAAATCTAATATTGAAAATTTAATTTTACATATCCCGCTAAGAATTGAAGAGCAACAAAAAATTGCAGATTGCCTTTCTTCATTAGATGAAGTGATAGCGACTCAAATTGATAAATTAGAAACTTTAAAAACCTACAAAAAAGGATTGATGCAAAGCCTTTTTCCACAAGAGGAAGAAAAAATGCCAAAGTTAAGGTTTAGTGAGTTTTTTACTTCATTAATAAAAATCTGTTTTGCAGAACTTGGTGAAATAAAAATTGGGTTAACTCATAAACCTGATTACATAAATACTGGTATTCCATTTCTTTCATCTAAAAACATTTCAGGTGGTTATATTGACTTTAAAGATATTCAATATATAAGTAAAGAAAAATTTGAAAGTATGCCTGAGAGTACTAAACCAAAGGTAGGTGATATTCTTTTCACAAGAGTTGGATCAAATTTAGGCAATCCAATTATATTGGAAAAGAACATAGAATTTGGAATTTTTGTAAGTTTAGGTTTTTTTCGTGTTAACAAAAAAGCAAATAACTATTACATGAAATATTGGATGGAATCTGATTTATTTTGGAAGCAAGTAAATCAAAAAGTAGGAGGCGGAGCAAAAGATAATTTAAATTCAACCTGGCTTAGAGAATTTGAATTATACATTCCTTCAATTGAAGAACAACAAAAAATAGCCGATACACTATATTCTTTAGATAATTTGATTAAAGAGCAAGTTGATAAAATAGAACAGTTAAAATTGCACAAAAAAGGATTAATGCAAGGGTTGTTTCCAAAAGTAAAAAATTAG